Within the Streptomyces sp. R41 genome, the region CCTCATCGACCGGGACGCGGCGGACGTGCTGCGCCGGATCGACTTCGGCCGCTGAAGGACCCTACGAGCCGACGACTCAAAGGTCGTACGAAACAGGCGTGCGAGATGGTCGCATGAGCCTACTAACCTTGCCAGCCGGAACACCGGAGCACCCGAACAGCGGTTCACAGCAGGCGGTAGACAGATGGACTTCCCCGACTTCCCGGCACAGGCGCACCCCCATCCGCACGGCGGATGGCCAGGCAACGAACTGGAGGAGGTGCTGTCGGCCTCCCTCGGCGTGCCTTCGGCCGGCGCCCGCATCGTCGAGGTCCTCGGCCGCAGCTTCGTCTGGGTGCCCCTGCCGAACGGGGGCGGCCCGCGGAGCGGCCCGCTCGACCTTCCCACGCTGGAGATCGAGGGCCAGGCGTACGTCCCCGTCTTCAGCTCCGAGGAGCAGTTCCGCCAGGTCACCGGCGGCCACATGTCGTACACGATCGCGCCCGCCGTCGAGTTCGCCCGCGGTCTGCCCCCGCAGGTCGGCATCGCGGTGAACCCGGATGGCGTGGTCGGCGTACCGCTGCCGCCGCTCGCCGTCGCCGAGCTGTGCCGGGCCGGGCGGACCCCGCTGGACGGGCCCGCGAGCGGCGGCCGGGTGCGGCTGTTCGAGCCCGACTGGCAGGAGGACCCGGTGGACTTCCTGTCTGCCGCCTCGGCCGAGTTCGCCGAGACCGGCGTCGTGCTGACCGCCCGCCGCTGCCTGGCCGCCATCGAGACCGCCGACCCGGTCATGTTCATCGGCGTCGAACTCTCCCAGTGGGAGGGGGACCTGCGGACGCTGCCCATGGAGGCGCTGGGCCGCGCACTGGGCAGGGCCGAGGTGAAATGGCCGGTGAACCTCGTCCTCCTGGACGTGGCCCAGGACCCGGTGGGCGAATGGATGCGCGCCCAGGTGCGGCCCTTCTATCAGCAGGCCCACTAGGAGCGCCCCGAAAGGGGCGCGGGGAACTGCGCGACCAGCCACGAGCGACCCGCACTCGCGTGTCGACAACAAGCCCCGGGCTCTTGGGCGGTTGTTGTCGGCCGAGCCACCTAAGCTGGTTTCATATCCAGGGGCCAGGATTCTCGAAGGGCGGTAAAGGGTGAGCGCGAGCGGCACGGCGGCGGCCGGGCAGGTCGAGCACATGCTGCGCCAGGTGACGCCCGGGCGCTACGACGCCTACGAGGCGCTCCTTCGCGCGCTCGCGACCCCGTCGTCCGGCCAGGTCTGGATGCTGCTCTGGCACGGCCAGGCCGGTTCCCCGGACGCCCAGTACGGGAACATGGAGGTCGACGGCTTCGGGTACGCGCCCTGTGTCACCTCCGCCCAGGAGCTCTCGGCCAGCGGCTGGAACCGTTCGTACGAGGTCGTCGACGGCCTAGACGTCGCCCGCACCCTGTACCCCGACCACTTCGGCCTCTGGCTCAACCCGCACGCCCCGGGAGGTGGCGTCGGCATCCCCTGGCTGGACCTGCGCCGCATCGCCACCGGACTGGAGCGCCAGCCCTCGGGCCCGCTCCGGCTCTCCGAACCGGGCATCGAGATCCCGCAGTTCTACGCGCTCCTCTCGCAGAACGCGCACCGCACCTCGGCCGTGCGCTCGCTGCGCCGCGCCTGGGTGCAGCCCGCGCTCGGGGCGCCGTATCTGGCCATCGGCCTTGACGTGTACGACACGTCGCCGCCCGCCGTCGACTCGGTGCGCGCGATGATGCAGCAGTCCATCAGCGCGGTCCCGGACGGGCTGCCCGTCTCGACCGTCGCGATGTCCGACGAGTACGACCCGGTGGCGATGTGGCTGCGGGCCAACGCCCGGCCGTTCTACGACCGCGAGGCGCACGCGGCTCCGGCGCAGGCACCGATGGCGGGCGGCTACGGCTATCCGCCGGCCCGCGGCGGCTACTGACCGGGGACCGGGGCCGGGGGAGCCCGGATCGGGCCCGGCTGTCATCATGACCTCGTACGGCCGTGTCGCGCCGCCCGCGCCTCGCGGCTGACCTGCGCGGGAGTGGACGTACGGGCTGGATGTCCGCTTTGAGGACGACATACGCCGGAAGGGTGCCTCGTGGGGCCTTTCGACCCAACTGCCCCCTGTCCGGCCCGCGTTACCCACTGTTCGGATAACGGAATCCCCTTAACCGCATCACGGTTGCGCATACTTTCTCCATCAGACCTGGCACGTGATCGTGCGGGCACTGAAGACTCCCCTGTCAGACATGGGGTCATCGATCCTGTGAGCGAGTGCAAGTCGAAGGATCAGCCGGGAAACCACTCCGCACCATCTGCGGTCCCTCCCGGCATGCAAGTGAACCAAGCCGCAGACAGCGGCGGGCGTAGGCCGGTCACCACCGGTCAGAGGGGTCGGGTCACTGTGACCGCACCGATCGAGACCACCGGGGCGGCAACGGAAGCACAGCCTGAGGCCGTGCTTGCCGGAGTCGACAAGGGGCAGATCGAGGGCCGTTCCCTGGGACAGATCGCCTGGACGCGCTTCAAGCGCGACAAGGTGGCGGTCGCCGGCGGTGTCATTGTCGTGCTGCTCATCCTGGTGGCCGTGCTCGCGCGGCCCATCCAGGCGATGTTCGGGCTGGACCCGAACGCGTTCCACCAGGATCTGATCGATCCCAACACCTCGCTCCCCAAGGGCGACCTTGGCGGGATGAGCGCCGATCACCCGCTGGGTGTCGACCCGAAGTTCGGGCGCGACATCGCCACCCGCATCCTGGAGGGCTCCTGGGTGTCGCTGGTGGTCGCCTTCGGCGCCACGATCCTGTCGAACGTGATCGGCGCGATCATGGGCGTCGTCGCGGGTTACTACGGCGGCCGGGTCGACTCGATCATCAGCCGCCTGATGGACACCTTCCTCGCCTTCCCCCTCCTGC harbors:
- a CDS encoding enhanced serine sensitivity protein SseB gives rise to the protein MDFPDFPAQAHPHPHGGWPGNELEEVLSASLGVPSAGARIVEVLGRSFVWVPLPNGGGPRSGPLDLPTLEIEGQAYVPVFSSEEQFRQVTGGHMSYTIAPAVEFARGLPPQVGIAVNPDGVVGVPLPPLAVAELCRAGRTPLDGPASGGRVRLFEPDWQEDPVDFLSAASAEFAETGVVLTARRCLAAIETADPVMFIGVELSQWEGDLRTLPMEALGRALGRAEVKWPVNLVLLDVAQDPVGEWMRAQVRPFYQQAH
- a CDS encoding enhanced serine sensitivity protein SseB C-terminal domain-containing protein, with protein sequence MSASGTAAAGQVEHMLRQVTPGRYDAYEALLRALATPSSGQVWMLLWHGQAGSPDAQYGNMEVDGFGYAPCVTSAQELSASGWNRSYEVVDGLDVARTLYPDHFGLWLNPHAPGGGVGIPWLDLRRIATGLERQPSGPLRLSEPGIEIPQFYALLSQNAHRTSAVRSLRRAWVQPALGAPYLAIGLDVYDTSPPAVDSVRAMMQQSISAVPDGLPVSTVAMSDEYDPVAMWLRANARPFYDREAHAAPAQAPMAGGYGYPPARGGY
- a CDS encoding ABC transporter permease, whose translation is MTAPIETTGAATEAQPEAVLAGVDKGQIEGRSLGQIAWTRFKRDKVAVAGGVIVVLLILVAVLARPIQAMFGLDPNAFHQDLIDPNTSLPKGDLGGMSADHPLGVDPKFGRDIATRILEGSWVSLVVAFGATILSNVIGAIMGVVAGYYGGRVDSIISRLMDTFLAFPLLLFAISISATLQGGAFGLEGLPLHLSVLIFVIGFFNWPYLGRIVRGQTLALREREFVDASRGMGAKGPYILFRELLPNLVGPIIVYSTLLIPTNILFEASLSFLGVGIQPPQASWGGMLREAVTFYEVDPQYMIVPGLAIFVTVLAFNLLGDGLRDALDPRSR